From the genome of Vicia villosa cultivar HV-30 ecotype Madison, WI linkage group LG2, Vvil1.0, whole genome shotgun sequence, one region includes:
- the LOC131650754 gene encoding uncharacterized protein LOC131650754 — MYSNPPMNYPYLTPSSHQWSIPPTYPTNPSFTTPITPSFPSFPWELFSSYYTNPYVPTSSPSLYPNHGYSPHPPNPNPYSSYSSSPYSYSYDYNIYHQQLQPTNTSSIISHQYQTYSRNRRDFDKYLQLTHSSFKKLSQKNSQKLSVSRKKQKAKFPKVLFETNLKQQSEQTHNPNMVGFSAFNFELSSFTATSSMFGSSSANSTQFGASFSNPFGAPSDSPPFGASTSASSTSSTLFGAPSSSSTSSTPLGFASYITPFGGTSSASTTSTLFGGTSSTTATTTSVFNSYETGAKILLFNDVLEHNAYKVFDKIPLYVSDELTSEDTGSIVSIEAENDEERIVDGQGFRIRADCDGYSTASSIDYDGFSDSVMQHRSQQPRFPGELDLELQQGFPLNTIAKPPRPPEPPVVLNASAGSYISAETESIRCDFSATLSPKVPLTSQEITPSPAVESSFEPPGQINSQKAIEEGEEYLEVQNCGVETNDHPHSISLELHDPTGSTTNNNTEIVNFDSAAIEIVIESLTLAWPDAPGTSFEPLTELGLHTETEPQVSEAVAYIESHHPTEETDIEIDAASEVSAETETENEGSQVKVEMDVLTGEMVIIQLPQVSVYLTYGDKDFEKSIVYYSKFGDYSNSSQMAFFLNYSRTLRFIRSPIPAMLLSSSAFQQGDYLVLNKCKPMDFGNACWTYKQFTNDIQTRQYRCPEVLLGSNYSTPADMWFFACFCFELATSDVPFYPHSGDNDDRDGDHLALMRELLGMMPRKIALNGRYSRHFFNRCSDWRHICRLRFWPITKVLHVGCKSGNCIWSASYPRNKASARSVKGIKKIGVIGSPFTFATTLEHEYKSDIFGERGILLGAVHGIVESLFRRYTENGMSEDLAYKNTVESITGVISKTISTQGMLAVYNALSEDGKKEFEKSYGKAVQFFTMFRKSKLPCMIKLIFQVLNFVLQIISDNFSFKQWDPGTISLFSY; from the coding sequence atgtactcaaatcctcctatgaATTACCCTTATCTTACACCTTCATCTCATCAATGGAGCATCCCTCCTACCTATCCCACAAACCCCTCTTTCACAACTCCTATCACACCTTCATTTCCATCCTTTCCATGGGAACTTTTCTCATCCTATTacacaaatccatatgttccaacATCATCACCAAGTTTGTATCCAAATCATGGATATTCACCACATCCACCTAACCCTAATCCATATTCATCTTACTCATCATCTCCTTATTCATATTCATATGACTACAATATTTATCACCAACAACTCCAACCAACCAACACCTCCTCCATAATTTCTCATCAATATCAAACCTATTCTAgaaatagaagagattttgataAATATCTCCAACTGACTCATTCCTCTTTTAAGAAATTAtctcaaaaaaattctcaaaagctTTCTGTTTCGCGAAAAaaacaaaaagctaagtttcccaAAGTTCTCTTTGAAACAAATCTAAAACAACAATCAGAACAAACTCATAATCCGAACATGGTCGGATTTTCTGCTTTCAACTTTGAATTGTCTTCTTTCACCGCGACTTCTTCTATGTTCGGATCTTCATCGGCGAATTCAACACAGTTTGGAGCATCTTTTTCGAACCCATTTGGAGCACCGTCGGATTCTCCACCGTTTGGAGCATCTACCTCGGCTTCTTCGACTTCTTCAACGCTGTTTGGGGCACCATCGTCGTCCTCGACCTCTTCGACTCCGTTGGGATTTGCGTCTTACATAACACCGTTTGGAGGAACTTCATCTGCTTCGACAACATCAACTCTGTTTGGTGGAACATCATCTACGACTGCAACAACAACATCCGTTTTTAACTCATATGAGACCGGCGCGAAGATATTGTTGTTTAATGATGTTTTAGAACATAATGCATATAAGGTGTTTGATAAAATACCTCTCTATGTTTCTGATGAGCTTACGTCGGAAGATACTGGTTCTATTGTTTCTATTGAAGCTGAGAATGACGAGGAAAGGATTGTGGATGGACAAGGTTTTCGAATTAGAGCAGATTGTGATGGATACTCTACTGCTAGTTCAATTGATTATGATGGTTTTAGTGACAGCGTGATGCAACACCGTTCCCAACAACCACGGTTCCCAGGGGAGTTAGATTTGGAGTTGCAGCAAGGTTTCCCTTTGAATACCATAGCGAAACCTCCACGACCTCCGGAACCTCCAGTTGTGTTGAATGCCTCAGCAGGCTCATATATTAGCGCCGAGACAGAATCTATACGTTGTGATTTTTCTGCAACATTATCACCAAAAGTCCCTTTGACTTCTCAAGAAATCACACCTTCACCAGCAGTAGAATCAAGTTTTGAACCCCCGGGTCAGATCAATTCACAAAAAGCAATAGAAGAAGGCGAGGAATATCTTGAGGTTCAAAATTGTGGCGTGGAAACAAATGATCATCCACACTCAATCTCATTGGAGTTACACGACCCTACCGGTTCCACGACTAACAACAACACCGAAATTGTGAATTTTGATTCTGCGGCAATAGAAATAGTTATCGAATCACTGACATTAGCATGGCCAGATGCACCGGGAACAAGCTTTGAACCCTTGACTGAACTTGGTCTACATACTGAAACAGAACCTCAAGTATCGGAAGCTGTAGCATATATTGAGAGCCACCATCCTACTGAGGAAACCGATATTGAGATTGATGCCGCTTCCGAGGTTAGTGCTGAAACCGAAACTGAAAATGAAGGTTCTCAAGTGAAAGTGGAGATGGATGTTCTCACTGGTGAGATGGTAATAATTCAATTGCCTCAAGTGTCGGTTTATCTTACGTATGGTGATAAAGATTTTGAAAAGTCAATAGTATATTACAGCAAATTTGGAGATTATTCAAATTCTTCTCAAATGGCATTCTTTCTCAATTATTCTCGCACTCTTCGTTTCATTCGTTCTCCCATTCCCGCaatgcttctttcttcttctgcatTTCAACAAGGTGATTATTTGGTGCTAAACAAGTGCAAGCCGATGGATTTCGGTAATGCTTGTTGGACGTATAAACAATTTACGAATGATATTCAGACAAGGCAATATAGATGTCCCGAGGTTCTTCTTGGTTCCAACTACTCAACTCCAGCTGATATGTGGTTCTTTGCTTGCTTTTGCTTTGAGCTTGCCACTAGTGATGTTCCTTTTTATCCTCACAGTGGTGATAACGATGATAGGGATGGGGACCATCTGGCGTTGATGAGGGAGCTTCTTGGAATGATGCCTCGCAAGATTGCTCTTAATGGTCGTTATTCCCGACACTTTTTCAATAGATGTAGTGATTGGCGACACATTTGTCGGTTGCGGTTCTGGCCTATCACTAAGGTGCTGCATGTGGGTTGCAAGAGTGGAAATTGCATATGGTCTGCTTCATATCCCAGAAACAAGGCATCTGCTAGATCTGTCAAGGGGATTAAGAAAATTGGTGTCATTGGTTCTCCTTTCACATTTGCCACTACATTAGAGCATGAATACAAGAGTGATATCTTTGGAGAGAGAGGAATTTTATTGGGTGCCGTTCATGGAATTGTTGAGTCCTTGTTTAGAAGGTACACTGAAAATGGAATGAGTGAAGATCTTGCTTATAAGAACACTGTTGAGTCCATAACAGGAGTAATATCTAAAACCATCTCAACTCAGGGCATGTTGGCTGTATACAATGCTTTATCTGAAGATGGAAAGAAGGAATTTGAGAAAAGTTATGGTAAAGCGGTGCAATTCTTTACCATGTTCCGAAAATCAAAATTACCTTGcatgataaaattgatttttcaagTTCTGAATTTTGTGTTGCAAATAATCAGTGACAATTTTTCATTCAAGCAATGGGATCCAGGAACAATATCTCTATTCTCATATTga
- the LOC131650753 gene encoding DUF21 domain-containing protein At2g14520-like, whose amino-acid sequence MTLKVELMKTRLLKVVQPITVVMILKVELLKEKLLKKIQFLKVVLLKVVVKGFLQSVIIYKLPIACIINLKHCKEINMNDENEHCCGTHFWFLVLMCWVFMAFAAISSALALGLLSFSQVDLEVLVKAGQPQIQKNAAKIMSIVKNEHLILCTLLMAKSLALEGVSVLMEEMFPEWVSVLLAAALVSIIAEVIPQALNSRYGLRFGATMSPFVRVLLLLFFPVAYPISKLLDYLLGKGHTALLGREELKILVNLHANEAGKGGELSLHETTIIAGALDLTMKTAKDAMTPLNQTFSLDINSKLDMHTMGMIMSKGHSRIPIFSGKQTNIIGLILVKNLMFCRPEDETPIKFMTIRRVPRVGENWPLYDILNQFKEGQSHMAVVLKEKIRTAAIDTQGVASFLPHDYISISTEASNLQSEESEYYSATLKNTMLQESSDSEPLHKSTQHDTSTSLENMESFLIDEEVVGIITLEDVMEELLQEDILDETDQYIDVHQNITIKLQHPRRGSSGSSRRASSSHQHQRSSDASRVRFPTPTFISPISPN is encoded by the exons ATGACGTTGAAGGTGGAACTTATGAAGACACGGCTTCTGAAGGTAGTCCAGCCTATAACGGTGGTCATGATTCTGAAGGTGGAACTTCTGAAGGAAAAGCTATTGAAGAAGATCCAATTTTTGAAGGTGGTACTTCTGAAGGTAGTGGTTAAAG gctTCCTACAAAGTGTAATTATATATAAACTACCCATTGCATGTATAATCAATCTCAAGCATTGTAAAGAAATTAATATGAATGATGAAAATGAACATTGTTGTGGAACTCATTTTTGGTTCCTAGTATTAATGTGTTGGGTTTTTATGGCATTTGCTGCCATTTCATCAGCACTTGCTCTAGGACTATTGTCCTTCAGCCAAGTTGATCTTGAAGTTCTTGTTAAAGCTGGACAACCTCAAATCCAGAAAAATGCAG CGAAGATTATGTCTATTGTTAAGAATGAGCATTTAATTTTATGCACACTCCTCATGGCCAAATCATTGGCACTTGAG GGTGTTTCTGTTCTTATGGAGGAAATGTTCCCAGAATGGGTTTCTGTCTTGCTTGCAGCTGCCCTTGTCAGCATCATTGCAGAG GTTATCCCTCAAGCTTTGAATTCTCGTTATGGTTTAAGATTCGGGGCCACAATGTCTCCCTTTGTTCGAGTTCTTTTGCTACTTTTCTTCCCAGTTGCATATCCAATTAGCAAG TTGTTGGATTATCTTCTTGGCAAAGGACACACTGCACTTTTGGGAAGAGAAGAGCTCAAGATTTTAGTGAATTTACATGCTAATGAG gCAGGGAAAGGGGGAGAATTGTCACTGCATGAAACTACAATAATTGCTGGTGCTTTGGATTTAACCATGAAAACTGCTAAAGATGCTATGAcacctttgaatcaaacattttCACTTGACATAAACTCTAAACTTGATAT GCATACAATGGGCATGATAATGAGCAAAGGTCATAGCCGGATACCAATTTTCTCTggaaaacaaacaaatattattGGACTTATCTTG GTTAAGAATTTAATGTTCTGCCGTCCGGAAGATGAAACACCAATTAAGTTTATGACTATAAGAAGAGTTCCTAGAGTTGGTGAAAATTGGCCATTATACGACATTCTTAATCAATTCAAGGAGGGTCAAAGTCACATGGCTGTTGTCCTCAAAGAGAAGATAAGAACGGCTGCAATTGATACACAAG GAGTTGCATCATTTTTACCACATGATTATATTAGCATCTCAACTGAGGCATCAAATTTGCAATCAGAAGAATCAGAATATTATAGTGCAACATTGAAGAATACCATGCTTCAAGAGAGTAGTGACTCAGAGCCACTTCATAAATCAACACAACATGACACAAGTACTTCTTTAGAGAATATGGAGTCCTTTCTAATTGATGAGGAAGTGGTTGGGATTATAACTTTAGAAGATGTCATGGAAGAGCTCCTTCAG GAAGATATATTGGATGAAACTGATCAATACATTGATGTACATCAAAA TATCACCATAAAATTGCAACATCCAAGAAGAGGGTCATCAGGGTCTTCCAGAAGAGCTTCAAGTTCTCATCAACATCAAAGAAGTTCAGATGCATCTCGAGTTCGATTTCCAACCCCAACATTCATTTCACCAATCTCTCCTAACTAA
- the LOC131647544 gene encoding uncharacterized protein LOC131647544, producing the protein MGNCLLGAMSDPETLIKIITSDGNIMEFYPPITPSFITHEFQGHALFPTNDHFSKPLCQFDELVAGQSYYLLPKTVLPPKTLRPNMSVGDSVIVRQGHVRSISVPTTPHPTPYRMSLDYQYYQGVGLLQKASTESFSCRTNRSSVNNKSTISKRRKSVGVWKVKLVITPEKLLEILSQESQTKDLIESVRIVAKCGVAAAAASGGSCGISSTTRSFVSDQWSLSSSGRSTAPSKIDALVLNT; encoded by the coding sequence ATGGGAAACTGTTTGTTGGGTGCAATGTCTGATCCAGAAACATTGATCAAAATCATAACATCTGATGGTAACATCATGGAATTCTATCCCCCAATTACACCAAGTTTCATCACACATGAGTTTCAAGGCCATGCCTTATTCCCAACCAATGACCACTTTTCTAAACCACTTTGTCAGTTCGATGAGTTGGTGGCAGGACAGTCATACTATTTACTACCGAAGACTGTCCTGCCACCTAAAACTTTGAGACCTAACATGTCCGTGGGTGACAGTGTTATTGTCCGGCAAGGACATGTTAGGTCTATAAGTGTTCCTACAACACCTCATCCTACTCCATATAGAATGTCATTGGATTACCAATACTATCAAGGTGTAGGGTTGCTTCAAAAGGCTTCAACAGAATCCTTCTCTTGTAGGACTAATAGAAGCAGTGTTAATAACAAAAGCACTATTAGTAAAAGAAGAAAGAGTGTTGGAGTTTGGAAAGTGAAGTTGGTGATAACTCCTGAAAAGCTATTGGAGATTTTGTCACAGGAGTCTCAAACAAAAGATTTGATTGAGAGTGTGAGGATTGTAGCAAAATGCGGTGTTGCGGCTGCTGCTGCATCTGGTGGTAGTTGTGGAATTTCATCTACAACAAGAAGCTTTGTTTCCGATCAATGGAGTCTTTCTAGTAGTGGTAGGAGTACTGCTCCTTCTAAGATTGATGCTTTAGTTCTAAACACTTGA